One window of the Benincasa hispida cultivar B227 unplaced genomic scaffold, ASM972705v1 Contig281, whole genome shotgun sequence genome contains the following:
- the LOC120069179 gene encoding GATA transcription factor 5-like yields the protein MLYRTHHPFLFPKQTLSFLLPSLSLFHPLLCNNYSLLSFFPSPSPPVFRTMECVELSPQLCFHDNACFNPQNVVSSDDFFVDQLLDLSDHDEFLQDQTPDHHDHDKPSVSLSNFVSPQEIHHHSSVSDLPSLPSSELTVPADDLADLEWLSHFVEDSFSGFSAPFPSPGVSSLMKSSKEAAVVEEQLETDCSVSPPEPCFKTPIPVKARSKRTRPSGRVWCLGSPSLTESSSCSTTSSSSSSPASPWFIIPDRFEPEIPVSKKRRKKSPSEKSRTTTGVQQPRRCSHCGVQKTPQWRTGPLGAKTLCNACGVRFKSGRLLPEYRPACSPTFSSELHSNHHRKVLEMRRKKEVAAPAEFLTVGES from the exons ATGCTTTACCGAACTCACCATCCATTTTTGTTCCCCAAACAAACCCTTTCTTTTTTActtccttctctctctctttttcatcCTCTTCTCTGCAACAACTACTCTCTCTTATCCTTTTTCCCTTCCCCTTCCCCCCCAGTTTTCAG GACCATGGAATGTGTTGAATTAAGCCCCCAACTCTGTTTTCATGATAATGCCTGTTTTAATCCCCAGAATGTTGTCTCCTCCGATGATTTTTTCGTTGATCAACTCTTGGATTTGTCTGATCATGATGAATTTCTTCAAGACCAAACCCCTGATCACCACGACCATGATAAGCCCTCTGTTTCCCTTTCCAATTTTGTTTCTCCTCAAGAAATTCATCACCACTCCAGTGTTTCCGATCTTCCTTCTTTACCATCCAGCGAACTTACCGTTCCg GCGGATGATTTAGCGGACCTCGAATGGCTgtcccattttgttgaggattCTTTCTCTGGATTTTCCGCTCCGTTTCCCTCTCCTGGAGTTTCTTCCCTGATGAAATCGTCTAAGGAAGCCGCCGTCGTAGAGGAACAACTGGAGACCGATTGTTCCGTTTCGCCGCCGGAGCCCTGTTTCAAGACCCCAATTCCGGTTAAGGCTAGAAGCAAACGGACGAGACCCAGCGGTCGAGTTTGGTGCCTTGGTTCACCGTCGTTGACCGAATCATCCTCCTGTTCCACAACGTCGTCCTCCTCGTCCTCGCCGGCGAGTCCTTGGTTCATCATTCCCGACCGTTTCGAACCAGAAATTCCAGTCTCGAAGAAACGAAGGAAAAAGTCTCCGTCGGAAAAGTCCAGAACCACCACCGGAGTCCAGCAGCCTCGGCGGTGCAGCCATTGCGGAGTCCAGAAAACTCCCCAGTGGAGAACCGGCCCCCTCGGAGCAAAAACTCTCTGCAACGCTTGTGGCGTCCGGTTCAAATCGGGTCGACTTTTACCCGAATACCGGCCCGCCTGCAGTCCAACTTTCTCCAGCGAATTGCACTCCAACCACCACCGGAAAGTTCTCGAAATGCGCCGGAAAAAAGAAGTCGCCGCCCCGGCCGAGTTTTTGACCGTAGGAGAGAGTTAG